From the genome of Anopheles moucheti chromosome 3, idAnoMoucSN_F20_07, whole genome shotgun sequence, one region includes:
- the LOC128301952 gene encoding 60S ribosomal protein L34-like, translating to MVQRLTLRRRLSYNTKSNKRRIVRTPGGRLVYLYEKKRRTLPKCGHCKKELSGIKPSRPCERPRMSRRLKTVTRTFGGVLCHRCLRERIIRAFLIDEQKVVKVLRAQQQAKPVNKPAKVPKVTKPTKASTGKSK from the exons ATGGTCCAGCGACTGACGCTTCGACGACGCTTGTCGTACAACACCAAGTCCAACAAACGCCGTAT TGTTCGCACGCCTGGTGGACGTCTGGTGTACCTGTATGAGAAGAAACGCCGCACTCTCCCGAAATGCGGTCACTGCAAGAAGGAACTGAGCGGTATCAAGCCATCCCGGCCGTGTGAACGCCCGCGTATGAGCCGCCGTCTGAAGACCGTTACTCGTACGTTCGGTGGTGTACTGTGTCACCGTTGCCTGCGTGAGCGCATCATCCGTGCATTCCTGATCGACGAACAGAAGGTCGTAAAGGTGCTACGCGCTCAGCAACAGGCCAAGCCTGTCAACAAACCAGCCAAGGTTCCGAAGGTCACCAAGCCGACGAAAGCCAGTACCGGCAAATCGAAGTAA
- the LOC128303358 gene encoding ras-related protein Rab-30, with the protein MMASVRIPEQKIILCGEYGVGKSSIFRRFATNNFVTSTDRRSTLGLDHFGRTFNVGDKEIKLQLWDTGGMERVASVTSSYYKFAEAAILVFALDNESSFHALSQHMLDVVTYAENAKIFLVGNKVDLESSSNDPPVTDADMESFCEQCHSLISATYKTSCKTGDGLEEMFRDIASTLVESNRSRLELQALESHGFKIHPPDEVNDPGCLC; encoded by the exons ATGATGGCTTCGGTGCGCATCCCGGAGCAAAAGATCATACTGTGTGGCGAGTATGGTGTGGGGAAAAGCTCAATATTCCGTCGGTTTGCAACGAACAACTTCGTAACATCGACCGACCGGAGGTCCACCCTTGGGCTGGATCACTTTGGACGGACATTCAATGTGGGAGACAAAGAGATTAAG CTTCAACTGTGGGACACCGGTGGTATGGAGCGGGTTGCATCGGTTACCTCTAGCTATTACAAGTTTGCCGAGGCCGCTATACTGGTGTTTGCGCTGGACAACGAATCCTCCTTTCACGCGCTGTCGCAGCACATGCTGGACGTGGTGACTTATGCTGAGAATGCCAAAATATTTCTCGTAGGCAATAAGGTAGACCTAGAATCTAGCAGTAACGATCCACCGGTGACGGATGCGGATATGGAATCGTTTTGCGAGCAGTGCCACAGCCTAATAAGCGCAACTTACAAAACATCGTGCAAGACCGGCGATGGGCTGGAGGAAATGTTCCGTGACATTGCGAGCACGCTGGTCGAATCGAACCGGTCACGATTGGAGCTGCAGGCGCTGGAAAGCCATGGTTTCAAGATCCATCCTCCGGATGAAGTGAACGACCCCGGTTGCTTATGCTAG